The sequence below is a genomic window from Methylophilus sp. DW102.
CCCCATCCGGCCTATGGCGATGCCAAAATCCCGGCCTGGGAAATGATCCGCTTCTCGGTCAACATCATGCGTGGCTGCTTTGGCGGCTGTACTTTTTGTTCGATTACCGAGCATGAAGGCCGCATTATCCAAAGCCGTTCAGAAGACTCGATTTTGCGTGAAATTGAAGAAATCCGCGACAAGGTGGATGGCTTCACCGGCGTGATCTCGGATTTGGGTGGGCCGACCGCCAATATGTATCGCCTCTCTTGCAAGTCTGAAGAAATCGAAAAGAATTGCCGCAAGTTGTCCTGTGTCTATCCGGGCGTATGTGAAAACCTCAATACCGATCACTCTGCGCTGATTCAGTTGTATCGTAAGGCGCGCAACCTGCGCGGTGTCAAAAAGATTTTAATCGGTTCCGGCTTGCGTTACGACCTGGCCGTAAAGTCGCCCGAGTATGTGAAAGAGCTGGTGCAGCATCACGTGGGCGGCTATCTCAAGATTGCACCTGAACATTCTGAAGAGAATGTGCTAAGCAAAATGATGAAGCCGGGCATGGGTGCCTATGATGAGTTCAAGCGCATGTTTGAGCGCTTCAGTGCCGAGGCGGGTAAAAAGCAGTATTTGATCCCGTATTTTATTGCCTCGCATCCAGGCACCACCGATGAAGATATGTTGAATCTGGCTTTGTGGCTCAAGCGTAATGATTTTAGATTGGATCAGGTGCAGACGTTCACCCCAACGCCTATGGCGATGGCCACTGCCATGTATCACAGCGGTAAAAATCCGCTGCGTAAAGTGACGGCGGATTCTGAAACCGTGCCCGTCCCTAAAGCAGGCAATATCCGCAAATTGCATAAAGCGTTTATCCGCTACCACGATCCACAAAACTGGCCGATGTTGCGCGAGGCATTGAAGAAAATGGGGCGGGCGGATTTGATCGGCAATGGTAAAAAGCACCTGGTGCCCGCATACCAGCCTGCCGTGTTGCCACAAATCGTGCAATCGGACGGCAGCCGCTTCCAGGCCAAGCCATTAGCTAAAGGCTTTAACCAGACCAAAAGCTTTGCCAGCCCGAAAAAGCACGCGCCGCGTAGCAAAAAACATTGATGGATTAGCGTGCCGCTTGCGTCGGCGCTATGCCTGCATTGAGCAGCGTAGGCGGGCGATAATCGGCTTGTGCCAACCATTTTTCCGCTACCGAACTATCCAGCGTCACGTTAACCGCCGTCACCGGCAGGGCTTGCAGCGCATTGGCTACGTCGGGGGAGGGCGTGACTGGGCTGCCACGATAAGGCCGGTAAAATCTACCATCGCCTTTGCTAAACAAGCCCTTGAACAAAGCATACAGGCCATAAGCAAACGCTTTGTATGCATCTGTGGGGCTGGATAAGCAGGCATTAGAGGCCACTGAAAACGTTTTCAGTTTAAGGCCTGCGGCACGGGCTTTGTCCAGCATCCATCCCAGTGCAATGGTGGCCAGCGGGTCATGGCCATAACCGCCGCCGACATTGGCGTGCGCGCCGATAAACCAGCGCTGCTCCACCGCAATGTTCTCAGGTTTTTGCTGGCCGCCCGCATTGGTCCACATCGCTACTTTATAAGCTTCACGGTGTTCGTCTATTGCCATCGCATGGTAGGCATAAGAAACGATTTTTGACAGCTCGGTATCATGCCAGGCATAAAATCCTTGCTCTGAAATCATGGTGCCGGGGATGCCGAGCGCGCCGACGGTATCCCAAACTCCCAGAAAATGGACACAGACTTCCTGGCTGTAGGTCTGCCTGAACGCCAGGCAGTGGGGGCTCTCCGGTGCAGCGGATTTGTCGCGGTAGAGCGCTTCAGCGCGTGCGAGCAAATCTGGTGTGCTGGTGTTGAGTAACCCGCATTTTCGGATCAAGCCGACCAGGCTTCTGGCCGTATACGCGCCACGGCTAAAGCCAAACACCCAAATTTCATCGCCTGCCTGATA
It includes:
- a CDS encoding YgiQ family radical SAM protein, encoding MEIYTSLTAKPIQSYRPYWAKRFGTAPVLPMSRAEMDALGWDSCDIILVSGDAYIDHPSFGVALIGRLLEAQGFRVGIIAQPDWQSAEPFKVLGKPNLYFGVTAGNMDSMVNRYTADRKIRSDDAYTPHAEANKRPDRAVLVYSQRCKEAYADVPLVIGSIEASLRRIAHYDYWSDKVRRSILMDAKADLLVFGNAERAIVELSHRIARGESIHEIEDIRGTAFIRKQVPDEFVEVPSTRLDRPGVVDKHEDPYAMKMGKADASCATDDQAKDANAAAISLPLPLKAAKVPRERQVIRMPSYEEVVSDPVMYAHASRVLHLESNPGNARALVQKHGNREVWLNPPPIPLTTKEMDYVYDLPYARKPHPAYGDAKIPAWEMIRFSVNIMRGCFGGCTFCSITEHEGRIIQSRSEDSILREIEEIRDKVDGFTGVISDLGGPTANMYRLSCKSEEIEKNCRKLSCVYPGVCENLNTDHSALIQLYRKARNLRGVKKILIGSGLRYDLAVKSPEYVKELVQHHVGGYLKIAPEHSEENVLSKMMKPGMGAYDEFKRMFERFSAEAGKKQYLIPYFIASHPGTTDEDMLNLALWLKRNDFRLDQVQTFTPTPMAMATAMYHSGKNPLRKVTADSETVPVPKAGNIRKLHKAFIRYHDPQNWPMLREALKKMGRADLIGNGKKHLVPAYQPAVLPQIVQSDGSRFQAKPLAKGFNQTKSFASPKKHAPRSKKH
- a CDS encoding DUF2235 domain-containing protein → MKSNKRLIVLFDGTWNDPQDLTNVYQLSTLIEAKDGDIEQRFFYEPGVGTGTGEKLRGGLFGYGLSKNLLKGYDWLVRRYQAGDEIWVFGFSRGAYTARSLVGLIRKCGLLNTSTPDLLARAEALYRDKSAAPESPHCLAFRQTYSQEVCVHFLGVWDTVGALGIPGTMISEQGFYAWHDTELSKIVSYAYHAMAIDEHREAYKVAMWTNAGGQQKPENIAVEQRWFIGAHANVGGGYGHDPLATIALGWMLDKARAAGLKLKTFSVASNACLSSPTDAYKAFAYGLYALFKGLFSKGDGRFYRPYRGSPVTPSPDVANALQALPVTAVNVTLDSSVAEKWLAQADYRPPTLLNAGIAPTQAAR